TttatatattattatatttttgttaGGATAAATATGTTTTGCATCATCAGAAAAATGTTAACCTATGTTCTTGCAATTATACAGGCTCCAGACTCCCTGTAGCCGCCAACAAAAAGATGGTAAGTTTTAGCTTTTTAAAAATCAACCTCTTGAGTAAATTTGGTATTATGGTCAGCTATTAACCATATAATCTCTATTGTTGAATATGATCATGTTAGTATCTTTGTATATTTCAAACAATTATGGCATTTGGAGTATCTTTGTACAAGAAGGAGAGATAAGGTGCTGGTGTGAAACCGTGAAAGAGAAAATATAGTTCTTGCAATTTAAGTTTATGACGTTAGATATAGTAACCTGTTGTGGAACTGATTATATTTGGTTGGTACCTTATCAGTGAACATTTCACCATGCTCATGTTGAATGTCATAACTGGACTCAATGATTATATAGTTAGTGTAGAAACTGCGCTTCATAATTAATATCCATTTGCTATCCAAAGAAGATTGATTTTTGTTCGAAATCGACAAACAATGAGTCTTGAATATCTTTTCATTGTATATCTGCTTATATTAATTTTTTGTTTGGcgttgttgttgtttgttttgtgaGGATTGTGGACAAGTGTGTTCCACCTTCGTAAGGTTACTTTTTATTCGCGATTGAAGTTCTTAGGTAGGTGCTTTTTATACTTTAGTGGAAAAACACTAATTACTTAATCCGTAATTGTCTTCTGTTTTGTTGTTTTATTCTTGATGAATAAACAAGGTAGAGTATCATTTATTGAGCGCCTACATTCAAAGGAAAAATAAACTGACTGGTGTTTATTTTGCTTTTTCACTTGGGCttaatattttgattttttagtttttagagttgtctttttttttgaatttctaaTGGGGAttattgttcttttgtttttaaaaataaaaaatcctaatgGGGCTTatcgtttttctttcttttgagatGTCTGGCCGTAGGACTGCACAATGGGCGCAAGGTAGTGACACCATTTCCTTATTTTCAGCTGACCTCAGTGTACTACTCTTGCAGGTATTAGGTTTTTCTTGACCATTATTAGCTAATCCCCAGGCAAGTAGCTTATACGAACCATCTTCATTTGCGAATGGAGGTTGGAGAAGATGGTTCTACGAGTTATGTGGTGATTGCATGGGTATCTGATGAGTTTTCAAAGGAAAAGGTACAACAGCTTGACTGAGCCATAAGAAAATCTGTTAACTAATTGTTCAGTACTTcaacctatcaaaaaaaaaaaaaaatagttcagTACTACCGTATATTGTTGCAGGGTGAATGCTAACCAGCTGGATTATTATCAGTTAATCCTAATGTCTAAGGCCTTTGTAAGATTAAGCTGCAAGAACAATTGAATGTTACGTTCAACCTTCACCTGGAATTGTGGGACTAGCTCGACCAACTATATGCTTTGACACCATGCCCTGCCAAATTCTCATGATTAAGCGACTGATCGGGGTCAATAGGTGAGAAGTTAACAATAATTATGTAAGACTAGTGCAAGTATGTGCTTGGGTCGGCTTCTCACCTTTTTATTCTTCCTTTGCCTGGGACAATATCCGTGAAGTAGTTCTTTGGGTTTTTTGTTCTTTTCTCAGTAGATTTGGGTAAGCTTAATCTGTAACCTATGTAATCTATGTATTTCCCAAGCTCATGCACCAAGAAGCATAGAGAAGTAACTGTATATACATTGACATAGAAGATGAGGAAAAGATCTATGTATTTTAAGTCATAATAATGCAGAATGCAGCTAAACGATACCCATTCCTAGGACAAAGACAAAATCCTAGGAGGCCAAGAAGGCTTATCAGCATGATGAATATGTAACAGAATGGAGGATTGACTCAGAGAACAGAAACAAGTTATCACTGGTCCACTTAAGACCTATCCAAGAGAAGAATATATGTCATTCTGTCAATTAGATTTAGATTAATCCTACGAAACAGGATATTTAAATAAAAACGGAACTGGAAAAAATCAGCATGTTACAGTGACTAAGTGTCCATGACCAGGAAACTGTGATAATAACAAAAAAGACACTTCTATATATTTCAAAATCAATTATATGTATCGAGGGGTTTCTTAGTTGGACTTCTAAGAAATATACAGTAGGGCATTGCCATTGAATTCAGGGAGAAGATATGGTAAGTTTATTGGGGTCAAGTGGATTTAGCTTAGGTTGCAGGTAAGGATTACTGTGAAGCCACCTCTGCATAGGACTATGACAGATTTTCCATTTCGGATCAAGGAGTAAGCAGTACTCAATTCAAACAAACTTGGTGTTAACAAGGCTCGCTTCCCTAAAATAACCTCTACCGACCAAGTTGTGTAGGAACTGGGAAAGAGTCATTTGATGCAAGTGAGAGAAATTGCCTTATCTGgagtaattttatgtattaaGTGCAATTATTGGTGTCAAAGAAAAATACAACCAGGGTTTAACACTGTACTCAATAAAATTATAAGATTCATCATATTCGAGTAATCCAATATTTTCCCGTGAGTGTAATGTGcagcctacaaacacacaaaaagtAAATACACACTCACACAAGAAAATAATAACAGATCCTTAAAGGAGAACTTACCATCACAATGTTCCCTAAGTTTTCCCCACGTCTGCCCATAACTTTACTGACCACATGAGAACGGATCAATATTTCCAGAGCTGAGGTGGACTCGCCGCTTGGGATCAGCCGGGGCCATTTTGAGCCGTACtattgagaaaaagataagtgCACAGTTTCTGTGTGCTTTTTTTTCACGATCTGCTaagaatttttcttttattaCATAGTCTTCCTTAccgtttatatttgttttagccattttggttcattttattttcttgcacatcGACTAGATTTTAGTATATTGATTTTCTATTTGTAacggaaatattttttattttttattccatacttaccgatttgttacctttttttataaatattataATTTATAGCAAGCCCCCAATATTCCATAAGTAAGAAATAGACCGGTGAGAAACTAATAATCATGACAATACAAACTCCACTTCTGTGACTGCAGCAAAAAAGAGGAACCCAACACACTGAAAGGAAACCAATCGTACTCCCGAGAGTTTACAAAGTCCTAATAAAATGACAACATGAGATGGACTGATACAAAGGATACAAACAGCAAAATGGCATAGAAAttacaaagaaataaaaaacatttACAGTGAACATGATCACGGGGGCATAACTCAAACTCTACAATGACAATTTCAGTATAACTTATATATATGTAGTTTTTCTTTCCCCATGAATCCCCCATCTGACTGACTCTCTTGTATTAACTTCAATTCCCACACTAATTTTACACAGCCGTCTTAaatttcaaacctcaccttgGCCAAATACCAGCATCCTCAATATTTCCTTCACTATTCGGCTGGACTAATGTCACCCTGATCTTAAAACCAGGAACAGTCCAAACCGATAGCCACCAGACCAAAATGGATACGACTCTAAAATGGAATCAGATAGCTATTCCCTTGAAATTATCCAAATGGGTTTCCTCCATGAGAAGTAAAGGATGTCTGAGCGGGAGGTTGAGAATATCTACTATCCAACTGCTGATCCATATTAGATGCACCGAAAAAGGATCCCTCGCCACCAAAACCTCCAATTCCTTGATGCCTGTGGTTTTACTCAGAAGAATGTGGAATAGACATTAAGTGATTGTACTGGAAACATAAATTAAAATTGCCCATCATTTTATTTCCATTTCTATCaatctattgtaaaatttgaactCGGTTTCATGGCACAATGTAAAATTAGAAATCGGATTTTTCAGGCAGTGTAGTTGTTTGCAAAATAATATCATGTGAATCGTTGGACATCAAAATGCAGGTAAGATTTAAGATGCTCAGAGCAACTTATGAGACTGCTGGTTGCATGAATCGTGAATCTTAAGCTAGGCAAAGTAAAGAGCGAAGAACGATCACACTCCAAAAGGGcaggataaaaataaaaataattacccGGAAGCAGGCGCGTTACTGGGAGGTAACTGTTGACCCATGAATGCACCTGAAATTGACGGCCACACTTATTAAGCTTTATGAGTACATAAAAAGAAACATAGGAGAAAGGGAAAAGGAGCAGATGCAGATCTTATTTTACCTTGGGGGACTCCCCCTGCATAGGATGGCGGTGTTTGCATTGCTGATGCATAAGGTTGTGCTTGCTGAGGCATCCATGAACCGACGCTAGAAGCACGTGACAAGCCAGGAGAAGCTGCTACATTTGGCAACGCACCTTGCAAAGATGCCATGTTTGGAAACTACATCATAAACCAGACATCGCAGAGGGTTACGCAAACTAATCTTAAGGTGCAAATTCTTTAGtgagaaaaaaaattaacaatcTGTGATGAAGAAAACAAGGTATGGTTAAATTTACTCAAAACAGGGTAGCTGCAATGATATTAACAAATTAACTGAAAACATATGGTTCAAATGAGTTTGCGCTCCAATCATAAACTCTACTATCATTTCTTTGCCAGTTCAGCTTTCTTTTTCAGTTAGCAAGTTGATGGAGTAAATTACAAAACTATTGGATACATGTATATAACTGGTCAGGAGTCTTTGATATGAATTAAGCCAGTTGGGCTGACATCTACTCTCAAGGAAACTCAACGTCAAAGATAAGAAAGTAACTGaagcaaaataaatcaacttggataGAGAGATACCGAAGCAGCATGAACAATAGTTGGCTGTTCGTGGTTGATATCAAATGGGTTTGACGCTCTTGCAGTTTGAGGATATGCTGGCATTTGCTGTAACCCTGCTGCAGGATACTGCATTCCAAAGCCCATGCTGTGAGATGGACCAGCATGCCATCCCGTATTTTGTACAGGATACGATGAATAAGCTGAAGCAAAAAGGTCCTGTGAGGAAAAGAATTTACTTTAGCTAGATAAACACAAAAGGCGCAAAGATAACAGAACAAAATGGGTGGACAAGCTACCTCGGGAAGTGCTTCTCTTCCACTATGTTTTGCTTCCAATGGGTTAGGCTGAGATGCAATTCCACCACTTACTTCTTGAGTCGGTATGGAAGATGGTTGACCACTGGTAGATAATGGTCCTTGTGAAACTTGTGACACTGAATTCCACATCTATATGAAGTCCAAAGCAAAAAATCATGTCATAACCTAGTACAGCAGCTAAATCTAAAAAGATATGGCATGCAAGCTATGTTCTATTACCTGATTGTTTGGAGTCCCACCAACAGAAGGAGTGAAGTGCTGCTGCATGTTGTTTGGCCACTGACCTACAGGTGCAACTACTGAAGCACCACTACTACTACTGGTGGATAACGTGAATGCGTTGTCTATTGGTGAAGCTGTTGGGGCACTACCAGTAGTTGGAAACGCAGACACGTTGCTTAGAGGTGCTGTTGCAGGGAATGACAATCCTGACAGAACAGAACCTAGATTATTCACATTTGATGGAGACGGACCAGGAGCCAGGACCGAATTTTGCCCCACAAAATCAAACGAGGCCCAGTTACCAGCATCTGTGGATGGATTAGTTGCAGGTGGTATAATAGATTGAGTAGAAGGTGTTATTGTTGGT
The nucleotide sequence above comes from Papaver somniferum cultivar HN1 chromosome 8, ASM357369v1, whole genome shotgun sequence. Encoded proteins:
- the LOC113303556 gene encoding probable ADP-ribosylation factor GTPase-activating protein AGD14 encodes the protein MTNRMKEEEKNERIIRGLLKLTPNRRCINCNSLGPQYVCTNFWTFICTNCSGLHREFTHRVKSVSMAKFTSQEVSALQAGGNERAKEIYLKEWDSARQTLPDSSNPLKVRDFIKHVYVDKRYTGERSIDKPPRAKSGDKEDSYENRRVDTYRSGSRSPPSENSYDHHGGRSGHAGQNDDRNSRYSYEERRSPGYGQDSRYGDNKRSPGRVEVVDDWRREDRFGNGRRSEDRRSSDGESKSEGRSPNNQTDFGISSPPVVRPVRDILGEDAPPLRIGEPPKANGSKVADVPLPLRIAEPPKANDSKVADVPPHTQRTASSSSLGSIDANLGSLIDFDADPEPCIAPSSQPTITPSTQSIIPPATNPSTDAGNWASFDFVGQNSVLAPGPSPSNVNNLGSVLSGLSFPATAPLSNVSAFPTTGSAPTASPIDNAFTLSTSSSSGASVVAPVGQWPNNMQQHFTPSVGGTPNNQMWNSVSQVSQGPLSTSGQPSSIPTQEVSGGIASQPNPLEAKHSGREALPEDLFASAYSSYPVQNTGWHAGPSHSMGFGMQYPAAGLQQMPAYPQTARASNPFDINHEQPTIVHAASFPNMASLQGALPNVAASPGLSRASSVGSWMPQQAQPYASAMQTPPSYAGGVPQGAFMGQQLPPSNAPASGHQGIGGFGGEGSFFGASNMDQQLDSRYSQPPAQTSFTSHGGNPFG